GAGCTCTGCGTCCTGCGACGAGACGTGACCTGCAtcaggagacagacaggttagtaTGTCCTCTACCATCTGTAGAGTTCTGACGGAGACGCGTGCTGCTCCTCACCGGGTTTCTGCTCCGcgtctgcctcctcctcctcgccctgCTGCGCTGTGATTGGTCGGAGCAGCGCCCCGCAGACGCAGAGGTTGGCGACGAAGGCGCTGAGGACGAGCAGCGCACCCCTCCACGAGTACAGGTCGATGAGCAGCTGCACCGCCGGCGCCAGCACGAAGGTGCCGATCCCGCTGCCCGACATGGCGATGCCGTACGCCAACGCCTTCCGCCGATGGAAGTAACAGCCCACCATGGCGATGGCCGGCGTGTAACAGAGAGCGAAGCCCAGACCTGGAGGGGGAGGACATGTTGATGAGTGAGGACATGTTGATCAGTGAGGACATGAGGACATGAAGACATGAGGACATGTAGTCTAGTGGACCTGTCAGTCCTCCCAGGCTGAAGTAGAGGAGTTCCAGGCTGCTGCtgaaggaggacaggaggagtcCACAGGAGGACAAGAGTCCACCAACCATCACGGAGACCCGGCAGGACCAGCGGTTCCCCACCAGGCTGCCGACaggagctacacacacacacacacacacacacagggagtcAGTCTGTGGTTCTGGTCCCGGTTCTGGTCCCGGTCCCGGTCTCCGGTACTGACCACAGAGCATGGTGCTGCAGTCCACCAGGCTGTGGATCCACGCCGTCGCCGAGTAGTCGGCGCCAAAATGAGACTGAAACTCCACGAAGAAGATGGAGATGCAcctgcagacaggaagtgacatcacagATCAGATCAGTCAGCGCTGAGTCAGCGCTacccagaggtcagaggtcacagctgTGTGTGATGTAATGGTTAACATCTGACCTCagactggttctactggttaaACTGGAACATCTGGAGAAACATTGACAGATAACGTGCACATCAATGTGCACGTTAACGAATCATCGATGATAACGAGCAGCTCGGCGGTCGTCATGGTGATGAACCGCCAACAGCTGGATCCAAGCTGATAACCAGATGTTCACTCAGCAACTCTGACGCTGTTTGTTCAGGTGTCACAgtcacacgcacgcgcacacacgcacgcacgcacgcacgcacatacGCACACTATGGACTgactgacctgtgtgtgtgtgtgtgtgtgtgtgtgttgacagtaACATCAGGTTAACTATTTAAAGCCTGTCTGAGCCTCTGCTCTGTTACTGGAGATGTTGTTGAACATTCAGTCTGTCAGCTGCTCtgctcatcttcatcatcatcatcttcatcatcatcaataataataacagatcaACACTTTAATCAGTATGAACTGATTCAAACTCCTCAGAGGCTCTGTGAGTAAAGAGGATGTTCTACCATTCAGAcatgtgtgaaaaaaatcataaagttattagtaaaatatgaagctctgcagcagcaggtctctgaagctctgactggttgtgaTTATAGAGGAATGTCTACCAGCATGTTTTTATTATACTTTTACCACTGGAGGATTTAACACTGACCAGTTTAAACTGGTTTAACTCTTCCCACTCCAACGCAGAGCAGAACACGTCTCCGCGTCTCTCTGCGTCTCTCTGCGTCTCTCTGCGTCTCTCTgcgtctctctccgtctctctgcgtCTCTCTGCGTCTCTCTGCGCCTCTCTGCGCCTCTCTGCGTCTCTCTGCGCCTCTCTGCGCCTCTCTGcgcctctctccgtctctctccgcCTCTCTGCGCCTCTCTGcgcctctctccgtctctctgcgtctctctgcgcctctctccgtctctctgcgtctctctgcgtctctctgcgtctctctccgtctctctgcgtCTCTCTGCGTCTCTCTGCGTTCAGCAAATCTTCACTAAAGCTTTCACGGTTCATCCTCGGGGGAACATGAACGTctggctgtgtgtatgtgtgtgcgtgtgtgtgtgtgtgtgcacgtgcgtTACCTGGTTACCGCTCGCGTGCACACCGTCACCATGAAGCAGCAGCCGACGATCACCCACCCCCATCCTCCGTCCAGAGGCGGCGCCACGCCGCTCCGCCGCTTCCCATCAGCCATTGCTGCAGCAGCCGGtctctggtcctggtcctggagtCCTGGTCCTGCAGGGGatctggtcctggtcctggagtCCTGGTCCTGCAGGGGGTCTGGTCCTGGTCTTGCAAGGGGTCTGGTCCCAGAAGATACTGTCTCCGGAGGAAACCTCTGAGCGTGGTTGAGGAAACAGCAGGTTTAAGGTGAGCCGGCAGACACGttgttatgaatgaagcagGCGGAGCTCCACACGTCAGGTATCCAGGTGGAGTTAAAGAGAGGACACCGGCTGGGTGGAGCTGAGCCCCAGAGACACGAAGAAGTGGAAAACCTGGAGTAGAAGGTTGAGGAATAAATCAAggtcagagacagagaagagagagactaacatcctcttctctctgtggaCTCTGGTCTGGATCTGTCTGACACCTCGTCAGCTTCTTCAGTCAATCAGTGACCAGCTGACCTCAATCATTAACCAAGCGCTCCCAGACACCtacagacccccccccccttcatcCTCTGGATCCTCCAACCAAGCGCTCCCAGACCCCCACAGACCACCCCCCTTCATCCTCTAGATCCTCCAACCAAGCGCTCCCAGACCCCCACAGACCACCCCCCTTCATCCTCTAGATCCTCCAACCAAGCGCTCCCAGACCCCCACAGACCACCCCCCTTCATCCTCTGGATCCTCCAACCAAGCGCTCCCAGACCCCCACAGACCACCCCCCTTCATCCTCTGGATCCTCCAACCAAGCGCTCCCAGACACCCACAGACCACCCCCCTTCATCCTCTGGATCCTCCAACCAAGCGCTCCCAGACCCCCACAGACCACCCCCCTCCATGTTAAACCAGGCGCTCCCTCCTCTATAGCATCAACAACACATGGAGCCGTGACAGAGTGTTCTTTATTTACTCAACCTGACACCaccacacccccccccccccccccgggtgTCGGGTGTTGGGAAAGAAGCGCTCCTCGTCAGACGGGTCTAACAGGTCCCAGCGTGTTGATTCCTGCAGCACCAGGACCAGGGTTATACAGGGTCGAGACTAAGAACAGGACCATGATCACAACAAGACCAGGACCAGGGTTATACAGGGTCGAGACTAAGACTAAGACCAGGACCAGGGTCACAACAAGACCAGGACCAGGGTTATACAGGGTCGAGACTAAGACCAGGGCCAGGGTCACAACAAGACCAGGACCAGGGTTATACAGGGTCGAGACCAAGATCTGGAGTCTAgaaagtgaaaacagatcagTGGATCAGAACTtagtttcttcttctgcagctgcagcagaaccACAGATACCATCAGCtctactgcacaacgagtactattactgcacaacgagtactattactgcacaacgagtactattactgcacaacgagtactattactgcacaacgagtacttttactgaacaacgactacttttactgaacaacgagtactttaactgaacaacgagtacttttacagcacaacgagtactattactgaacaacgagtactattactgaacaacgagtactattactgaacaacgagtactttaactgcacaacgagtactattactgaacaacgagtactattactgaacaacgagtactttaactgcacaacgagtactattactgaacaacgagtactattactgaacaacgagtactttaactgaacaacgagtactttaactgaacaacgagtactattactgaacaacgagtactattactgaacaacgagtactttaactgaacaacgagtactttaactgaacaacgagtactattactgaacaacgagtactattactgaacaacgagtactttaactgcacaacgagtactttaactgcacaacgagtactattactgaacaacgagtactattactgaacaacgagtactattactgaacaacgagtactttaactgaacaacgagtactattactgaacaacgagtactattactgaacaacgagtactttaactgaacaacgagtactttaactgaacaacgagtactattactgaacaacgagtactattactgcacaacgagtactttaactgcacaacgagtactattactgaacaacgagtactattactgaacaacgagtactattactgaacaacgagtactttaactgcacaacgagtactattactgaacaacgagtactattactgaacaacgagtactttaactgaacaacgagtactattactgaacaacgagtactattactgaacaacgagtactattactgaacaacgagtactttaactgcacaacgagtactattactgaacaacgagtactattactgaacaacgagtactttaactgaacaacgagtactattactgaacaacgagtactattactgaacaacgagtactttaactgaacaacgagtactttaactgaacaacgagtactattactgaacaacgagtactattactgcacaacgagtactttaactgcacaacgagtactattactgaacaacgagtactattactgaacaacgagtactattactgaacaacgagtactttaactgcacaacgagtactattactgaacaacgagtactattactgaacaacgagtactttaactgaacgagtactttaactgaacaacgagtactattactgaacaacgagtactattactgaacaacgagtactttaactgaacaacgagtactattactgaacaacgagtactattactgaacaacgagtactttaactgaacaacgagtactttaactgaacaacgagtactattactgaacaacgagtactattactgcacaacgagtactttaactgcacaacgagtactattactgaacaacgagtactattactgaacaacgagtactattactgaacaacgagtactattactgaacaacgagtactttaactgcacaacgagtactattactgaacgagtactttaactgaacaacgagtactttaactgaacaacgagtactattactgaacaacgagtactattactgaacaacgagtactttaactgcacaacgagtactattactgaacaacgagtactttaactgaacaacgagtactttaactgaacaacgagtacttttactgaacaaagattactttaactgcacaacgagtactattactgaacaacgagtactattactgaacaacgagtactttaactgaacaacgagtactttaactgaacaacgagtactattactgaacaacgagtactattactgaacaacgagtactttaactgaacaacgagtactattactgaacaacgagtactattactgaacaacgagtactttaactgaacaacgagtactttaactgaacaacgagtactattactgaacaacgagtactattactgaacaacgagtactattactgaacaacgagtactttaactgcacaacgagtactattactgaacaacgagtactttaactgaacaacgagtactttaactgaacaacgagtacttttactgaacaaagattactttaactgcacaacgagtactattactgaacaacgagtactattactgaacaacgagtactattactgaacaacgagtactttaactgaacaacgagtactttaactgaacaacgagtacttttactgaacaacgagtacttttactgaacaacgagtactttaactgcacaacgagtactttaactgaacaacgagtactttaactgcacaacgagtactttaactgaacaacgagtacttttactgaacaacgagtactttaactgcacaacgaacaacgagtacttttactgaacaacgagtactttaactgcacaacgagtactttaactgaacaacgagtacttttactgaacaacgagtactttaactgcacaacgagtactattactgaacaacgagtactttaactgaacaacgagtactttaactgaacaacgagtacttttactgaacaacgagtacttttactgaacaacgagtactttaactgcacaacgagtactattactgaacaacgagtactttaactgcacaacgagtacttttactgaacaacgagtactttaactgaacaacgagtactttaactgcacaacgagtacttttactgaacaacgagtacttttactgcacaacgagtacttttactgaacaacaagtactttaactgaacgagtacttttactgaacaacgagtacttttactgaacaacgagtactttaactgcacaacgagtacttttactgaacaaagattacttttactgaacaacgagtactttaactgcacaacgagtacttttactgcacaacgagtacttttactgaacaaagagtacttttactgaacaacgagtacttttactgaacaaagagtacttttactgcacaacgagtacttttactgaacaacgagtactttaactgcacaacgagtacttttactgaacaacgagtactttaactgcacaacgagtacttttattgaacaacgagtactttaactgcacaaagagtacttttactgcacaacgagtacttttactgaacaaagagtacttttactgcacaacgagtacttttactgaactagtacttttactgcacaacgagtacttttactgcacaacgagtacttttactgaacaaagagtactttaactgaacaacgagtactttaactgaacgagtacttttactgcacaacgagtacttttactgaacaaagagtactttaactgaacaacgagtactttaactgaacaacgagtactttaactgcacaacgagtacttttactgaacgagtactttaactgaacaacgagtacttttactgcacaacgagtacttttactgaacaacgagtactattactgaacaacgagtactttaactgcacaacgagtactttaactgcacaacgagtactattactgaacaacgagtactattactgaacaacgagtactattactgaacaacgagtactattactgaacaacgagtactttaactgcacaacaagtactattactgaacgagtactttaactgaacaacgagtactttaactgaacgagtactattactgaacaacgagtactattactgaacaacgagtactttaactgaacaacgagtactttaactgaacaacgagtactttaactgaacaacgagtactttaactgaacgagtacttttactgaacaacgagtacttttactgaacaacgagtactttaactgc
The genomic region above belongs to Sebastes fasciatus isolate fSebFas1 chromosome 20, fSebFas1.pri, whole genome shotgun sequence and contains:
- the LOC141758608 gene encoding uncharacterized protein LOC141758608 isoform X1, translated to MGVGDRRLLLHGDGVHASGNQTQRDGERRRETQRDAERRREAQRDAERRREAQRGAERRRETERGAERRREAQRDAERRREAQRDAERRRETERDAERRRETQRDAERRGDVFCSALEWEELNQFKLVHLHLLRGVSVSFWRRLLGDGVDPQPGGLQHHALCSCRQPGGEPLVLPGLRDGWWTLVLLWTPPVLLQQQPGTPLLQPGRTDRSGLRSLLHAGHRHGGLLLPSAEGVGVRHRHVGQRDRHLRAGAGGAAAHRPVLVEGCAARPQRLRRQPLRLRGAAPTNHSAAGRGGGGRRGAETRSRLVAGRRARRETSQRIRRRPQVFFACAPASAVGKPRPSGAEEAVLQLLLPVQRGVPLPAAAGLPGPGLVLAVPGQRLQRPLRLPGAVRTERRRQPPSGRLPHVHRGSHRHRGEHHLRLADGPQVSEAVSYGVLHHGGWYGGSLLSLRAAAQLLHAPRALRRPLRLLRRRLRGADPRGDVRRGGSSVPVLGAGRGLLPPRHPLPGQPANRRLAD